The genomic region cagaggggagaagagaCATTTTTTATGCatcaagttgttgtgatctggaatgcactgcctgaaagggtgatggaagcagattcaataatgactttcaaaacagaattggataaatacttgaaaaggaaaaaattggagagctatggggaaagagcaggggagtgggactaattggatagctctttcaaaccacaacacatatacacacacacacacacatgcatacacacgaCACGCACATATataagcacacacacacatacacatttagTGTCGGCATTCCAAAGACATCCATCTATTCATGAACTGGCAATGCGGCTATGCTGGGGTTTTCATTTGCTGAGGAGTTAACTTCCCACAGTTCTATCAATGGGTTCAGGCCTATAACAATCGGCTTGCCATTGGGTACAGTTTGCCTCCAATTTGGAGCAGTCCTCCAAACACCTTGAGCAGTGCTGGAGAAGAccaagggagaaaattgggacaAAGAACTGAGGAACCAAAATggcaggggatggggagagaaaatGTGAAGTTCAAGGATGTTTACGAGTGAAGGGGGAGGAAGAAATAGTAACAAGAAGACCTAGTAACCAGCACGAGAAAGATCATTCAGTTGAAATCAAGCGTGGTTCCTAACGAGACCTCGGCGTTCCTCCAATTCCCATCCCTGAttctcatcgctccaccattggcggccgtgccttcagctgcccaggccctgagccctggaattcccctccctaaacctctttgcctctctcttcctttaagatgctccttaaaacctacctctttgtccaagctttcggtcacttgtcctaatatctccttatgtggctcggtgtcagattctgtctgattatgttcctgtgaattaccttgggatgttttactacattaaaggtgctgtataaatggatgttgttgttgttgttgttgttgttgttgtgggctATTCGGAATTAGCAGGGTCACAAAAGGGATATGACAGATGGCAAAACCAGTGAAAACCCATCATAGAAATTGGTTAAGTTCACTCATTAGTAATGACAAAATGTGACTCTCACTGAAGGAGGAAGAAACCTCTGAAATCGTGCTGTTGAACCTCAAGGGCCTCGTGTGGCAGAGTCTGATTTTTTAATGAGGGGAAGGAATGGAAAAAATAAGCTCTTGGATAGAAACGAGAAAAATAAAAGATCTATACTTGGAAAAATATATCGGGAATGTTTGATTCAATAAGTGGGAGCGATCTGTTTCCTGTAAACCAATCTTTCCACGATTTATAAAGGAGGTCAGTCCTCCTCAGTCTGATTTGAACTCCCCCGCATTTTGCCTCTGGAGAAATCAATTCAGGAATGTCCCAGAGGGTTGTCATTTGCTTAATCAGTAATAAGCTGGATGTAAGTATCAAAGCCAAGCGGACGGAGGGAGCCGGGCTTCGGAGTTGTTCAGATTCACACTAATTAAAGTCACAGTGTGGTCGTTGTGAAGATGCCTGAAGTTCACTCAACAGTCTGAGTCAATTGTGGGCCTCAGGGAGAAGGATGTAAGGATGCAATCCTGTCAACCATTGTGCCTTGTTCTTCACAAGTTGGTCCTTGTCTCTCAATGCCAAGGACAAACTCTAGACCGGCTTCAGTGATTATTGCACAGTGCGCACATTAGAGCAGTCAAGCATCTGGATTCGGTCtgtgtaactttaaaaaaaaaaatcatttttgggatgtgggcgtcgctggcaaggccggcatttgttgcccatccctaattgcccttgagaaggtggtggtgagccgccttcttgaaccgctgcagtccgtgtggtgaaggttctcccacagtgctgttagggagggagttccaggattttgacccagcgacgatgaaggaacggcgatatatttccaagtcagggtggtgtgtgactcggagggcaGCTTGGagatgatgttgttcccatgcaccagctgcccttgtccttctaggtgttggaggtcgcgggttcggtAGAGTTCAAGAGTTCAAGAAATTAACATAGTAAAGTACACGACTGGATTGACACAGACAGAGAACTGAGGTTGTGTGTTTTATGAAGCAGAAATAAAGGGCCGACCAGGTAGAGAAAGGCTGTTAAGTATACTGTGAATAGAAGACATGGCGGGggcaaggggggtgggggggatttgaATCCTAGccgcctggcggaaaccaggccTGGTGGGCAATTAGAATCGCCCCGGTCACTTCGCTGCCCTGGAGCCGCTGGGAGCTGACCTGCCGTGATTTTCACCTGCTCACCTGAGCAGGCAGCAGGGACACCTACCCAAAACCGGCGGGGTCTTTTTTAACATGTCCATTGCTAACACACACAAATGATGGACCTACATCGTACAATGTATTTCCATAATTTGCATGCAACCATGATACGCCTACCCAGGTTTGGGTGGACACAACTAAAGGTGGGGATTGCCAGAAATGATGGAGGGgaaatctgattgaggtgtttaagatgattaaaggatttgatagggaagatggagagaaactatttcctctggtgggggagtccggaacaagggggcataaccttaaaattagaggtaggtggttcaggggtgatgtcaggaagcacttcttcacacaaaggggagtggaaatctggaactctctccccctaaaagctgttgaggctgggggtcaattgaaaatttcaaaactgagattgatagatttttgttgggtaagggtgttaAAGGTTGCAGAATCAAAGCAGGTAGactgagttaagatacagattagccctgatctaattggatggcagagcaggctcgaggggctgaatggcctcctcctgttgctgtgtTCCTCGGTGAGCGAGGGTTTAGCAGAGTCTGTGGTTGTCAGGGTCTGTGCCGGAGATTTGAAAACATTCTGCTCTTCAATCCCAGTGTTAGTACGGCATGGGTTAAAATACGTAGCTCCATTCAGCAtccccaggccaggtacagtatGGCCTAAACATAGGATAAATCTTTCACAACAACCATCTATCGAAACCTCATTTTAAAACATCCCCTACTGCATCTGAGTAGCATTTCCATCTCCACATCAACCAACCTTGCGGCCTTTCTGAACGATACAACCAATTTGACTCTAATTATTGCCAAATTTGAAGTTGTGTGCTGTGGACTCAGGCCCACAGGCATCTGGATTGAGACAGTCTCAGACTGACTCTCAGCATTGAGACAAGAGACTTACATCCTATCAGTgtggattggatttgaacccagatggTAAAGGGTAGTGTACTAATTCACTGCACCAGCCAGTTCCCATTAGCTAATTGTTTTTGTTTTGGTTGAGTTTCTGGGATTCTTATTTCCTAGTGTTATGGAATTACAATGGGAGACAAGCGGAACCCCTGAGGAATCTTCTCCCTTTGATGTCCTAACCATGTAGTTCCTGCATTTATAATGTATGCTGTTCCAGTGCAGTGTAATAGATACACATTTCCCCTCTGTAATAAACGTCTTTTTAATGAGAAACTGGCAGCAACAGAAGAGTTCCTCAGCTCAACCTCAGGCCCAGATGGGAAGTGTTTCCTTTCAGTTATAAACTCTCAACCTCACCCCTTCATCGTTTGTGAGATCCCATTCAGATTGCCCAGCTCTCACTTACTATCTAAAAGTCTGTCCAAGTAGCACAATCAATACTTACTGGTGAGCACACTGGTCTCCCACCCCAATACCGTCTGTAGGGTGGGACTTGATAGGTAACTGGCCCTCGCTGTCATTACGATGGCACAATGTGCTGAAGCAACTGAACGCTGTTCCCTGGCGTGGAAGGGCACAGAATCGAGACACTAGAAGCAAGAACtcgaggtgtggtctgaccattcAGATTGGTCAGGGCTTCCCCCTGACTTATAATGAACATGTTTTGGCTGTGTAGAatgtgtagttcaacattctattggctttcttGATTGCTCCTctccattggttggacatgttgagtgtcAGGTCTATGGTGCTCCATGCACTGACTCTTCGATCTTGGATGTGGTGTTATGGGGCAGTCGCTTAACCTCAGCTCTGAGAaggaggaagcatcagagagacaaTAACTGCTTCTCCAGGAGGTTGGTGGACAGTTTTTGGATCAGGCCTCTTGGCTGATGATGATTCACGTCATGAGGGCATCCAAAATATCTTCTCATTTCTGCAGTCTCGGCGTATATTTATTTCAGACTCTTTTCCAAACCCCAACACTGAGATTTAAGAGCTTAATCCACCAAGCGCCCTTCTgcgctgtattgttggaggtgctaacTCTGGCTCAGGGAACCATGGTCCCTCTTTGCCTAATCAGAAGATACTTATGGACgaggaagaccattcagcccattttaaGTAACTATTCAGAAAGACCCCAAAGTGGCCCCATTGCAGAGTCCAATGGTTTTGCCCACTCCAGATCTTCACTCttcgtgtgaagaagaatttcttgtTAGCGGCCTTacatttaccttttactagtttgaatctgtgtcccgTCTCCTACTCCAGCTATTTAATTTCAATGAGTATTCCAGCTTTACCTTCTCCATTCTCTTTATCTTATATACCACTAAAAAACAATtataacctaacccacccattgGGATcgagtgcaatgctggttttgcaCCCAGCCCAATTTTATTCTCCATTACAGTcactggagagtaatattgggaggGGTTTACAATCGGCGTTCCACTTGATCCCATGGGATTCCCGCTCAGCCacttaagttaaaattacccccccccccccccccccaccaccaccgcctctCAGATGCCTCCCGCCAAGGTTGAAAAGTTCAATGCCAGGAGATTAACTGACATTGTCCCTCATCCGCTCTTCGTGGGACCTGCTTGGTGAAGACTGattggtacttcattggctgtaaagtgctttgggatgtcctgaggttatgaaaggcgctgcataaatgcaactctttctttcagtatcttgcccaagtggccattcagcccacaaaCCTGACTTGTTGGTCATGGAGGGCATCGCATCTGAACTGGATCATTTCCTCGCCCGATGAGGAATATTTAGAAGATTTAGTTTGATACGTGATCAGAGAATGACACGTGACACACTTTAAAAACCACACAAGCATTGCGAGAGTACTACAGTCAGTATCCTGGATCGATTCCGTGCTACAGTCGGTATCCTGGATCGATTCCGTGCTACAGTCGGTATCCTGGATCGATTCCGTGCTACAGTCGGTATCCTGGATCGATTCCATGCTACAGTCAGTATCCTGGATCGATTCCGTGCTACAGTCAGTATCCTGGATCGATTCCGTGCTATAGTCAGTATCCTGGATCCATTCCGTGCTATAGTCAGTATCCTGGATCGATTCCGTGCTACAGTCGGTATCCTGGATCCATTCCGTGCTACAGTCGGTATCCTGGATCCATTCCGTGCTACAGTCGGTATCCTGGATCCATTCCGTGCTACAGTCGGTATCCTGGATCGATTCCGTGCTACAGGCGGTATCCTGGATCGATTCCATGCTACAGTCGGTATCCTGGATCGATTCCGTGCTACAGTCGGTATCCTGGATCGATTCCGTGCTACAGTCGGTATCCTGGATCGATTCCGTGCTACAGTCGGTATCCTGGATCCATTCCGTGCTACAGTCGGTATCCTGGATCGATTCCGTGCTACAGTCGGTATCCTGGATCGATTCCGTGCTACAGTCGGTATCCTGGATCCATTCTGTGCTACAGTCGGTATCCTGGATCCATTCCGTGCTACAGTCGGTATCCTGGATCGATTCCGTGCTACAGTCGGTATCCTGGATCGATTCCGTGCTACAGTCGGTATCCTGGATCCATTCCGTGCTACAGTCGGTATCCTGGATCGATTCCGTGCTACAGTCGGTATCCTGGATCGATTCCGTGCTACAGTCGGTATCCTGGATCCATTCCGTGCTACAGTCGGTATCCTGGTTCGATTCCGTGCTACAGTCGGTATCCTGGATCGATTCCGTGCTACAGTCGGTATCCTGGATCGATTCCGTTAGAacagagaattacaaagaattacaatgtacagcacagaaacaggccatataCCAACTGGtatatgctgcacacgagcctcctcccaccccttttcatctaaccctatcagcatatctttttattcccttctccctcatgtacttacctagtttccccttaaatgtgtctatactattcgcctcaactgctccttgtggcagtgagttccacattctaaccactctctgggtaaagaagtttctcctgaattccctaatggatttattagtgattatcttatatttatagcccctagttctggccttccctgcaagtagaaacatcttctctatgtctaccctattgaatcccttcaaaattttaaa from Heptranchias perlo isolate sHepPer1 chromosome 7, sHepPer1.hap1, whole genome shotgun sequence harbors:
- the LOC137324059 gene encoding clumping factor A-like yields the protein MTVKEPNDTDCSTESIQDTDCSTESNQDTDCSTEWIQDTDCSTESIQDTDCSTESIQDTDCSTEWIQDTDCSTESIQDTDCSTESIQDTDCSTEWIQDTDCSTEWIQDTDCSTESIQDTDCSTESIQDTDCSTEWIQDTDCSTESIQDTDCSTESIQDTDCSTESIQDTDCSMESIQDTACSTESIQDTDCSTEWIQDTDCSTEWIQDTDCSTEWIQDTDCSTESIQDTDYSTEWIQDTDYSTESIQDTDCSTESIQDTDCSMESIQDTDCSTESIQDTDCSTESIQDTDCSTESIQDTDCSTLAMLVWFLKCVTCHSLITYQTKSSKYSSSGEEMIQFRCDALHDQQVRFVG